Below is a window of Halobaculum lipolyticum DNA.
CGGCGCCGCCCTCGCCGTCGGCGTCGTCGGCGCTCACAGGTCACACACCCCCGCGGGGCAGCGGCCGTCGGCGTGGGCGCGGAGGTCGGTCTCGAACTCCCCCAGCGCGGTCGCGAGCGGGCGGGCGGCGTCGCGGCCGAACCCGCACAGCGACGTGTTCGCCATCGTCCGCGCCAACTCGCGCAGCCGTGTCGCGTCGAACGAGCCGCCGTACACCTCTCTGAGCAGTTCGTGTGCCCGCACGCTCCCCGTCCGACAGGGGACACAGCGCCCGCAGTTCTCGGCGCGCGCCACCCGCGTCCGGCGGCCGGCGACGACCACCGGACAGCTCCCGCCCGGCCCGTCGTCGAACGCCTCGATCGAACCGTTCGTGCCCAGCCCGGACCCGCGGAGCGCCGGCGACGAGACCGGCGTGTCCAACTCGCGCGTGAGTCCGCCGAACTGACCCCCGACGCAGGCGAACGCGGTCGGCTCGTCGGCCGACAGCGCCCGCGAGAGGCTGGCGTCCGTCGGCAGTTCGACCGTCCGTCGGTCGGGACCGACGACCGTCACCAGCCGCGTTCCCGGATCGGCGGCGTCGGGGTCGAGGTCGGCGTCCTCGGGCGAGCGAACCGCCCGCTCGACGGCCGCGAGCGTTCTCGGCGTGTGGACCAGCGTCGGGCGCTCGAACAGCCCCCACGCCTCCGGTCCCGGAGGTCGCCGCCGCGCCTCGACCCGGTCGGTCCCCTCCAACGACTCCAGCAGTGCCGTCGGCTCGCCGGTCATGTACGTCGCGTCCGCGACGGCGATCGAGACCGTCGGCCCGCCGGCGTCGGCGAGCGCGTCGCCGGCGCCGCGCACTCGGTCGGCCGACACCGGCGCTTCCTCGGGGAGCGCGACGACCACGGCGTCAGCGCCGACCGCTCGCGCCGCGAGCGCCGCGCCCGCGAGCACGCGCCCCGCGAGACTCCCGACGAGCAGCCGGTCGCCGTCGGCCTTCGGGTCGGCGTCGAGGGCGTTGACGACGACGACCGCGTCGCCGTCGGCGTCGCGGGCGGTGCGCCACCCCTCCACGACCGGCTCGTCCCGTCGCGCGTCGCCCCAGCCGCGACCGCGCAGCCCCAGCGACGAGAGCCGGTCGAGCGCCGCGTCGCCGTCGACTGCGGGCACGTCGACGGCGGTCGGGTCCGCCCACCCGGCGCCCCGGAGCGTCCGTCGCACCCCCGCCGCGAGCGGTCCCGTCCCGACCGGGAAGTCCGCGGGGTCGTCCTCGTGTTCGACCGTCGTCTCCGTCCCGTCCGGCGGGAACTCGCCGTCGCCGAGGACGCTCACGAACGCGGCCGTCGCGTTGGGGTCGACCGAGCGCCGGAGCGCGGTCCGGCCGTCGCGCGTGGCCGCCAGCAGCGGGAGGTGGACCGTGCCGGGCGACCCGACCGGCCGCACGTCGACGGGCGCGTCGCTCGCCGCGGCCGCGCGGCGGGCCGCCTCCAGCACGTCGCGACCCGCCGTCGAGTCGAACGCGACGCGGACCGTCGCCGGTGTGGCGGATGATACCATACGAGATCCTTCTCCGGATTCGCGCAAAAGCGTTCGGGGGTCGACCGGGCGGCGGCGCCTCTCGTCGGGGGAGACGCGCTCGACGCCGCGTTCGCACGGCGCTGGGACCCGGCTGCACAGCTATGTCGGCGCGGTAGCATGTGCGGACATGGACACCGACGACCGGATCCCGATCACGCTGCTGTGCGGGCCGCTCGGGGCGGGGAAGACGACGCTCGTGAACCGGCTCGTCGCCGACCCGGGCGACCGACGGCTCGCGGTCGTGCTCAACGACATGGGCGAGGTGAACGTCGACGCCGCGACGGTCGAGCGCGAGACCGACGACGGCGTGATCGACCTGTCGAACGGCTGCATCTGCTGTCGCCTCGGCGACGACCTCGTCGGGGAACTGCTCGAACTGGTCGAGCGGCGCGACGTCGACCACGTCGTGATCGAGGCGTCCGGGATCTCCGAGCCGCTGCCGATCGCCCGCACGCTC
It encodes the following:
- a CDS encoding NADH-ubiquinone oxidoreductase-F iron-sulfur binding region domain-containing protein encodes the protein MVSSATPATVRVAFDSTAGRDVLEAARRAAAASDAPVDVRPVGSPGTVHLPLLAATRDGRTALRRSVDPNATAAFVSVLGDGEFPPDGTETTVEHEDDPADFPVGTGPLAAGVRRTLRGAGWADPTAVDVPAVDGDAALDRLSSLGLRGRGWGDARRDEPVVEGWRTARDADGDAVVVVNALDADPKADGDRLLVGSLAGRVLAGAALAARAVGADAVVVALPEEAPVSADRVRGAGDALADAGGPTVSIAVADATYMTGEPTALLESLEGTDRVEARRRPPGPEAWGLFERPTLVHTPRTLAAVERAVRSPEDADLDPDAADPGTRLVTVVGPDRRTVELPTDASLSRALSADEPTAFACVGGQFGGLTRELDTPVSSPALRGSGLGTNGSIEAFDDGPGGSCPVVVAGRRTRVARAENCGRCVPCRTGSVRAHELLREVYGGSFDATRLRELARTMANTSLCGFGRDAARPLATALGEFETDLRAHADGRCPAGVCDL